One genomic window of Mucilaginibacter sp. SJ includes the following:
- a CDS encoding tRNA-binding protein has product METITWHDFEKVELRVGTVLEAIDFPGARKPAFKVKVDFGAFGIRWSSAQITKHYTKEELVGRQIVGVVNFPKKQIANFMSEFLVTGFADENGDIVLTAVEKPVPNGSKLI; this is encoded by the coding sequence ATGGAAACCATCACCTGGCATGATTTTGAAAAAGTAGAACTACGTGTAGGCACTGTATTGGAGGCAATTGATTTCCCCGGGGCCCGTAAGCCGGCTTTTAAAGTGAAGGTTGATTTTGGCGCTTTCGGCATCCGGTGGTCGAGCGCGCAAATCACGAAGCATTATACCAAAGAAGAGCTGGTGGGTAGGCAAATTGTAGGTGTGGTCAACTTTCCTAAAAAGCAGATTGCCAATTTTATGTCGGAGTTCCTGGTTACTGGTTTCGCCGACGAGAACGGAGACATTGTATTAACCGCTGTTGAAAAGCCTGTGCCAAACGGCAGCAAACTTATTTAA
- a CDS encoding TonB-dependent receptor, producing the protein MSKSIHSFCKLPFLLLWAVLLLFNIKPALAEVKPGTITGTITTADGQTVPGVTVSLKGNGLSAGTVTGESGRFTFNKVKPGSYTIKVTFVGLASEEKAVELADGQRTTVNFMLRENANQIGEVLISGRKQKYKIDDPSPSLRLNEPLLEVAQNIQVVSSDQIKDQQIFNMLEGVSRNVSGLTMQEHWGNYARVNARGDRLAPFRNGMNIEATWGPLTEDMSFVDRIEFVKGPAAFMLANGNPSGFYNVVTKKPTGTTSQAFNFTAGSFNSYRATADFDGVLTKNGKLQYRLNLMGQLSKSWRPYDFTNRTAIAPVLRYKFNSKNTLTAEYTYQYQRMNAFGTAYLFSTDGYATLPRNFTNAPSNSPSSGIQDQSAFLTYEHAFNSKWKVTAQGAYFYYKQTAYSYWINSISSNGDVDRNLGLWDAVNKNKFAQAFLNGEFNTGKVIHRLLSGVDIGDKYYIPDYFQSGSLDPDPANPFNIHNPNNGPVTLPVFDRSVPLSERGKNAVNTEKYQSFYVQDELGFFDQKLRLTVAGRYTHATTTDPYAGDTKGHKFTPRFGLSVNVDPTTTAYAVYDQSFVPQTGKIYSGQKVKPITGNNMELGLKRDWFDGKWNTTLSAYQILKNNQLVTDPDKHDESAANYVLQLGQTKTKGIEFDARGEIITGLSLMVNYAYTDSKISKDTDPANVGNPVPGFAKHVTNAWLTYRLQHGSLKGLGFSTGYQWQLDRLPWSLGTGTSDLPNYFRLDAGASYQAKKMSFALNVNNVLNKYLYSGGHEGLSTDGKTVYSWQAEAPTNVRLSIGYKF; encoded by the coding sequence ATGTCCAAATCCATACACTCTTTCTGTAAACTTCCTTTTCTTTTATTATGGGCAGTTTTGCTGCTCTTCAATATAAAACCCGCGCTGGCCGAGGTAAAGCCCGGCACCATTACCGGTACCATCACAACGGCCGATGGTCAAACCGTTCCCGGTGTAACCGTAAGCCTTAAAGGTAACGGCTTATCTGCAGGGACGGTTACCGGCGAAAGCGGAAGGTTTACCTTTAACAAAGTAAAACCGGGCAGCTACACCATCAAAGTAACATTTGTGGGCCTGGCTTCTGAAGAAAAAGCAGTTGAACTGGCCGATGGACAACGTACTACCGTAAACTTTATGCTGCGCGAAAACGCCAACCAGATTGGCGAGGTCTTAATCTCGGGCAGGAAACAAAAGTATAAGATTGATGACCCCTCACCCAGCCTGAGGCTAAACGAGCCTTTACTTGAAGTGGCACAAAATATCCAGGTGGTATCTTCCGATCAGATCAAGGACCAGCAGATCTTTAACATGCTCGAAGGCGTATCGCGCAATGTGAGCGGCTTAACCATGCAGGAGCATTGGGGTAATTATGCCCGTGTAAATGCCCGCGGCGACAGGCTGGCACCATTTCGCAATGGTATGAACATTGAAGCAACCTGGGGCCCGCTAACCGAGGATATGTCATTTGTTGACAGGATTGAATTTGTAAAAGGCCCTGCCGCATTTATGCTGGCCAACGGTAACCCATCGGGCTTTTACAACGTAGTTACCAAAAAGCCTACCGGCACTACCAGCCAGGCATTTAATTTTACCGCCGGCAGCTTTAACAGCTACCGCGCCACTGCCGATTTTGACGGCGTACTTACTAAAAATGGTAAACTGCAATACCGCCTCAACCTGATGGGCCAGCTTTCAAAGTCATGGCGCCCGTATGATTTTACCAACCGCACAGCTATCGCTCCTGTATTACGCTACAAATTCAACAGCAAAAATACCCTCACTGCCGAGTATACCTACCAGTACCAGCGCATGAATGCCTTTGGTACCGCGTACCTGTTCTCCACTGATGGCTATGCAACACTACCACGCAACTTTACTAACGCGCCTTCAAATTCACCATCATCGGGCATACAAGACCAAAGCGCGTTTTTAACTTATGAGCACGCCTTTAACAGCAAGTGGAAAGTTACCGCGCAGGGTGCTTATTTTTATTATAAGCAAACGGCATACAGCTATTGGATAAACAGCATCAGCAGCAACGGCGATGTTGACCGTAACCTTGGTTTATGGGATGCCGTTAACAAAAACAAATTTGCCCAGGCTTTTTTAAACGGCGAATTTAATACAGGCAAAGTTATTCACCGCCTGTTAAGTGGGGTTGATATCGGCGACAAGTATTACATCCCGGATTATTTTCAATCAGGTTCACTTGATCCTGATCCTGCAAACCCTTTCAATATCCACAATCCAAACAACGGGCCTGTTACCTTACCTGTGTTTGACAGGTCGGTCCCGCTTAGCGAGCGCGGTAAAAACGCTGTAAATACCGAAAAATATCAATCATTTTATGTACAGGATGAGTTGGGCTTTTTTGATCAGAAATTGCGTTTAACTGTAGCCGGTCGTTACACACATGCCACTACTACCGATCCTTATGCCGGCGATACCAAAGGGCATAAATTTACGCCCCGTTTTGGGTTAAGTGTCAACGTTGATCCTACTACAACTGCTTATGCGGTATATGATCAATCTTTTGTGCCGCAAACAGGTAAAATATACAGCGGTCAAAAAGTTAAGCCTATTACAGGCAACAACATGGAGCTCGGTTTAAAACGCGACTGGTTTGATGGAAAGTGGAATACCACCTTATCTGCTTACCAGATTCTTAAAAACAACCAGTTGGTAACCGACCCCGACAAACATGATGAATCTGCCGCAAATTACGTTTTGCAATTAGGTCAAACTAAAACCAAAGGTATTGAATTTGATGCCCGCGGCGAAATCATAACCGGCCTGAGCCTGATGGTTAACTATGCTTATACCGATTCGAAGATCTCTAAAGATACCGACCCCGCAAATGTTGGCAACCCTGTTCCCGGCTTTGCAAAACATGTTACCAATGCCTGGTTAACATACCGTTTGCAGCATGGCAGCTTAAAAGGTTTGGGCTTTTCAACCGGCTATCAGTGGCAGCTTGACCGCCTGCCATGGAGCCTCGGCACCGGCACATCAGATCTGCCAAACTATTTCCGTTTAGATGCAGGCGCATCCTACCAGGCCAAGAAGATGAGTTTTGCGTTAAATGTAAATAACGTACTTAACAAATACCTTTACTCAGGTGGTCATGAGGGGTTGAGCACCGACGGCAAAACTGTTTACAGCTGGCAGGCAGAGGCACCAACAAACGTACGTTTAAGTATCGGTTACAAATTTTAG
- a CDS encoding PepSY-associated TM helix domain-containing protein: MTPFKKTLLFIHRWLGFISGLVVFIVSITGCIFCFQDEIQDAIHSYRKVEVQEKPYIAPSILKAEALKGRKGATASYIYYYGIGRPAGVLVTDKKEGLLFVYLNPYTGKITHTESPTTNFFIIVEYIHLYLLLPANIGTLVVGISVIIFVVLMITGIILWWPKRKSDRKRSFTIKWGGRWRRVNYDLHNVLGFYATSVAIILAITGLSISFDWMREAIYAAANLGKAHPEEKVVFKSDSLLNGKMDTTQVINKAYLSAKAASPNAEMFLIYDDAAKASAIGITAYAQALHYYKSDSYSFDKYTGKLLNRTAHEQKSAGMKMNNMNYDIHVGQILGLPGKIIAFLASLICASLPVTGFIIWLGKRKKSKSKKVKSVVHRRTVRQHLPTDR, from the coding sequence ATGACACCTTTTAAAAAAACACTATTGTTTATACATCGCTGGCTCGGATTTATATCCGGGCTGGTAGTATTTATAGTTAGTATTACCGGCTGTATTTTTTGCTTCCAGGACGAGATCCAGGATGCCATACACAGTTACCGTAAGGTTGAAGTACAAGAGAAACCCTACATAGCACCATCAATACTTAAGGCCGAAGCACTGAAAGGCCGCAAAGGCGCTACGGCCAGTTATATTTACTATTACGGTATCGGTCGTCCTGCGGGGGTGTTGGTAACGGACAAAAAAGAGGGCCTCCTTTTTGTATATCTGAATCCTTATACAGGTAAGATCACCCATACCGAAAGCCCCACCACAAACTTTTTTATTATTGTTGAATATATTCACCTGTACCTGTTGCTTCCAGCTAATATCGGCACTCTGGTAGTAGGCATATCGGTAATAATTTTTGTGGTGCTGATGATCACCGGCATAATACTCTGGTGGCCCAAACGTAAAAGCGACCGTAAACGCAGCTTCACTATTAAGTGGGGTGGCCGCTGGCGCCGTGTTAATTACGACTTGCATAATGTTTTGGGCTTTTACGCCACCAGCGTGGCTATCATATTGGCCATAACAGGTCTGTCAATATCATTTGACTGGATGCGTGAAGCTATTTACGCAGCCGCTAATTTGGGCAAAGCGCATCCCGAAGAAAAGGTAGTTTTCAAGTCCGATTCGTTGTTGAACGGCAAAATGGATACTACCCAGGTTATCAACAAGGCATATTTATCAGCCAAAGCCGCCTCGCCAAATGCCGAAATGTTTTTAATTTATGACGATGCTGCTAAAGCCAGTGCCATAGGCATAACCGCATATGCGCAAGCTTTACACTACTATAAAAGTGATAGCTATTCCTTCGATAAATACACCGGCAAATTATTGAACCGCACCGCGCATGAGCAAAAAAGTGCCGGCATGAAAATGAATAACATGAACTATGATATTCACGTAGGCCAAATATTAGGCCTTCCCGGTAAGATCATCGCATTCCTGGCCAGCCTTATTTGCGCAAGTTTACCCGTCACCGGCTTTATCATCTGGCTCGGCAAACGCAAAAAATCCAAATCAAAAAAGGTAAAATCGGTGGTGCATAGAAGGACGGTAAGGCAGCATTTGCCAACCGACCGTTGA
- a CDS encoding superoxide dismutase has product MAFTLPALSYATDALEPHIDKLTMEIHHGKHHQAYVTNLNKALEGKPEAESNIDDIIKNISKFPAAVRNNGGGHYNHTLFWTLLSPNGGGEPTGALADAIKSTFGSFADFKTKVSEAGATRFGSGWAWLIVTADKKLAITSTPNQDNPLMDIAEVKGTPILGIDVWEHAYYLKYQNRRPDYLAAIWNVINWNHVAELYAKATA; this is encoded by the coding sequence ATGGCATTTACCCTACCGGCGTTATCCTACGCTACCGATGCTCTGGAACCGCACATTGATAAACTGACCATGGAAATTCACCATGGCAAACACCACCAGGCTTATGTTACCAACTTAAACAAAGCTTTGGAAGGTAAGCCTGAGGCTGAAAGCAATATCGACGATATCATTAAAAATATCTCTAAATTCCCTGCTGCTGTGCGTAACAATGGCGGTGGCCACTACAACCATACTTTGTTCTGGACCTTGTTATCACCAAACGGTGGCGGCGAGCCTACAGGCGCTTTAGCTGATGCTATCAAAAGCACTTTCGGTTCATTTGCCGATTTCAAAACTAAAGTATCTGAAGCAGGTGCAACCCGTTTTGGTTCTGGCTGGGCATGGTTAATTGTTACTGCTGATAAAAAATTAGCTATAACTTCAACTCCTAACCAGGACAACCCATTAATGGACATCGCTGAAGTTAAAGGTACCCCAATTTTAGGTATCGATGTTTGGGAGCATGCTTACTACCTGAAATATCAAAACCGTCGTCCGGATTACTTAGCAGCTATCTGGAATGTGATCAACTGGAACCACGTTGCCGAGCTTTACGCAAAAGCAACCGCTTAA
- a CDS encoding nucleoside deaminase, producing MRYISFEDEASISPDEYFMGEALKEARYALEEDEIPIGAIVVYNGRIIGKGHNLTERLNDVSAHAEMQALTAAANLIGGKYLQGCTLYVTMEPCVMCAGASYWFQVSKIVFGAYDNKLGFGRINQKITHPKTVITGGIREAECSQLVKDFFKSKRK from the coding sequence ATGAGATATATCAGTTTCGAGGATGAGGCCTCTATATCGCCCGATGAATATTTTATGGGCGAAGCGTTAAAAGAAGCCCGCTATGCATTGGAGGAGGATGAGATCCCGATTGGGGCAATTGTGGTTTACAATGGCCGCATTATAGGAAAAGGGCACAATCTTACCGAACGGCTTAACGATGTATCGGCCCATGCCGAAATGCAGGCCCTTACTGCGGCCGCTAATTTAATTGGAGGCAAATACCTGCAAGGCTGTACGCTGTACGTTACTATGGAACCCTGTGTAATGTGTGCCGGGGCTTCGTACTGGTTCCAGGTAAGTAAGATCGTTTTTGGGGCCTATGATAACAAACTCGGGTTCGGCCGCATCAACCAAAAAATAACCCATCCCAAAACAGTGATCACCGGCGGTATCCGCGAAGCTGAATGCAGCCAGCTGGTGAAGGATTTTTTTAAAAGTAAGCGGAAGTAG
- a CDS encoding TonB-dependent receptor yields the protein MNRAQPSFPKIFSFSFVALLLLIGTIPALAQQARGILKGKIVTIKNGPAENVSAVLKGTRYGTITDENGLFEIKAPQGDYTLVVSEVGAKGQEKSVTVTAGQTTVLPVITVDNTIHGLQEVNINANKTNKFKRSRSEDVAKMPLGNLENPQVYNTISSQLMQEQLIFSVDDAIKNAPGIQKMWEATGRGGDGGAYYNSRGFIVQSTIRNGIAGIITNGIDAANIDRIEVIKGPSATLFGSSLTSYGGLINRVTKKPYDTFGGEVSLSGGNFGFYRGSADINTPLDKDKKVLFRLNTAFNHDGSFQNNGFSRNVVIDPSIVYKASDRLTISADAELSYGTNIGKSIFFFPYGQTIDALGYSRADQLKLDYKQSYHGDDLTQTSQNRNFYGEVKYKISNAWTTRTNLSLTHSYSDGFGPYYYLLPGDSISRNDQSTRKSKDDMIEIQQNFNGDFKIGKFRNRFVGGLDFFRENSQQYFFGSTLDTVSATGNQNYSNFNKAAMDALYATGIYGFTYPSMFKRNTYSAYISDVFNITDQLIASAGLRVDRFDNKGNYDPTTKTTSGAYKQTAFSPKFGLVYQPVKDHISLFANYQNSFNNKTGTTENNQPLKPEQANQIEGGVKLDLFDGKLSGTVSYYDIKVKNIVRPSTINPILSVQDGTQYSKGFEAEVIANPIIGLNIVAGFSYNDSKLTKSADAGVEGLRPATASSPYLANFWVSYKFHQGAVKGFGLGFGGNYASDNKIVNSRTIGVFTLPAYTVLGASAFYDTNKYRFGAKLDNLTNEKYWIGYTTINPQKLRSFALSATYKF from the coding sequence ATGAATCGCGCCCAACCATCTTTCCCAAAAATCTTTTCTTTTTCATTTGTTGCACTACTATTACTTATCGGCACCATCCCGGCCCTTGCCCAGCAAGCCAGGGGCATCCTTAAGGGTAAAATTGTCACTATAAAAAATGGCCCGGCCGAAAACGTTTCGGCAGTACTTAAAGGCACCAGGTATGGTACCATAACTGATGAAAACGGCTTATTTGAAATTAAAGCCCCGCAGGGAGATTACACCCTTGTAGTATCCGAAGTTGGCGCAAAAGGACAGGAAAAATCAGTAACCGTAACAGCCGGGCAAACAACTGTGCTGCCTGTTATTACTGTTGATAATACTATTCATGGTTTGCAGGAGGTAAATATCAATGCTAATAAAACCAATAAATTTAAACGCTCACGCAGCGAGGACGTTGCCAAAATGCCTTTAGGCAACCTCGAAAACCCACAGGTTTATAATACCATAAGCAGCCAGCTGATGCAGGAACAATTGATATTTTCTGTTGATGACGCTATCAAAAATGCTCCTGGTATCCAAAAAATGTGGGAAGCTACCGGTCGTGGCGGCGATGGCGGCGCCTATTATAACAGCAGGGGCTTTATTGTGCAAAGTACCATACGTAACGGCATTGCAGGTATTATAACCAATGGCATTGACGCGGCTAACATCGACAGGATTGAGGTTATTAAAGGCCCCTCTGCTACTTTATTCGGGAGTTCTTTAACCTCATACGGCGGCCTGATCAACCGTGTTACTAAGAAACCTTATGATACATTTGGCGGAGAAGTAAGCTTATCTGGCGGCAATTTTGGTTTTTACCGTGGCAGCGCCGATATTAACACTCCGCTCGATAAAGATAAAAAGGTACTCTTCCGTTTAAACACCGCTTTTAATCATGACGGCAGTTTCCAAAACAACGGCTTTTCGCGCAATGTGGTTATTGACCCAAGCATTGTTTATAAGGCTTCCGACAGGTTAACCATTAGTGCCGATGCTGAATTGTCATATGGTACCAATATCGGAAAATCTATTTTCTTTTTCCCTTACGGACAAACCATCGATGCCCTGGGCTACAGTCGTGCCGATCAGCTCAAGCTCGACTACAAACAAAGCTATCATGGAGACGACCTGACTCAAACGTCACAAAACAGGAATTTTTATGGCGAAGTAAAATACAAGATCTCCAACGCATGGACAACCCGTACCAACTTGAGCCTTACCCATAGCTATTCGGACGGTTTTGGCCCTTACTACTACCTGTTGCCAGGTGACTCAATTTCCCGAAACGATCAGTCAACCCGCAAAAGTAAAGATGACATGATCGAGATTCAGCAGAACTTTAACGGCGATTTCAAAATAGGTAAATTCCGTAACCGGTTTGTAGGCGGCCTGGATTTCTTCAGGGAAAACTCGCAGCAATATTTTTTTGGCAGTACGCTCGATACTGTATCTGCAACAGGCAATCAAAACTATAGCAATTTCAACAAAGCGGCGATGGATGCCCTTTATGCTACCGGCATTTATGGTTTTACCTACCCTTCCATGTTTAAACGGAATACCTACAGCGCTTATATCTCTGATGTGTTTAATATTACGGATCAACTGATAGCATCGGCAGGTTTACGCGTAGACAGGTTTGACAACAAAGGCAACTACGACCCAACAACTAAAACCACTTCAGGGGCATACAAACAAACCGCATTTTCGCCAAAATTCGGTTTGGTTTACCAACCCGTTAAAGACCACATATCGCTGTTTGCCAATTATCAAAATAGCTTTAACAACAAAACCGGTACTACCGAAAACAACCAACCGCTTAAGCCTGAGCAAGCCAATCAAATTGAAGGTGGCGTAAAACTTGATCTCTTCGATGGTAAATTGAGCGGTACGGTAAGTTACTATGATATCAAAGTGAAAAATATCGTACGCCCTTCCACCATAAACCCTATTCTTTCGGTACAGGACGGAACCCAATACAGCAAAGGCTTTGAAGCCGAAGTAATAGCCAACCCAATAATCGGCCTTAACATCGTAGCAGGTTTTTCATATAATGATTCAAAGCTTACCAAAAGCGCCGACGCCGGTGTTGAAGGTCTTCGGCCCGCAACCGCCTCGTCGCCATACCTGGCTAATTTTTGGGTAAGCTACAAGTTTCATCAAGGTGCAGTAAAAGGTTTTGGTTTGGGTTTCGGCGGCAACTATGCCAGCGATAATAAGATCGTAAACAGCCGGACCATTGGGGTATTTACCCTGCCGGCTTACACTGTATTAGGAGCATCAGCATTTTATGATACTAATAAATACCGGTTTGGTGCTAAGCTTGACAACCTTACCAATGAAAAATACTGGATAGGTTACACCACCATTAACCCTCAAAAACTAAGAAGTTTTGCATTAAGCGCAACCTATAAATTTTAA
- a CDS encoding amino acid permease, giving the protein MIKKPIETLLRESKEEGEHSLKRSLGPVNLILIGIGIIIGAGLFSLTGIAAGQHSGPAVTISFLIAAIGCAFAALCYAEFSAMIPVAGSAYTYSYATMGELFAWIIGWDLALEYAVGAATVAISWSQYLTKFLSWFDLYLPPQLTLSPFETAKAANGDIINGIINLPAALIVILVTSIIIRGTKGSALVNAIIVTLKVGVVLVFIAVGWSFINPQNYHPYIPQNTGVWGDYGWSGILRGAGLVFFVFIGFDAVSTAAQEAKNPQRNMPVGIIGSLLICTVLFIVFAHVMTGMANYKEFIGSGAPVAIAIEKTHYQWLSKAIVLAILIGYTSVILVDLLGQSRVFFSMSKDGLLPKVFSEVHPKFRTPWKSNIMLCAFIALFAAFVPIRVVGEMTSIGTLLAFVMVCGGVLILRKQQPDIHRPFKTPLVPLVPVLGILTCFAMMTFLPSDTWLRLVVWLAIGLVIYYTYGKKNSVIRKMLADKQ; this is encoded by the coding sequence ATGATCAAAAAGCCCATAGAAACCCTGCTCCGCGAATCGAAGGAGGAGGGGGAACATTCATTAAAACGCTCGCTTGGGCCCGTTAACCTTATTTTAATTGGGATAGGCATCATTATAGGGGCTGGTTTATTTTCCTTAACCGGTATAGCGGCGGGACAGCATTCGGGGCCAGCGGTAACCATTTCTTTTTTAATTGCTGCTATTGGCTGTGCTTTCGCTGCCCTTTGCTATGCCGAGTTTTCGGCTATGATACCTGTTGCGGGGAGCGCTTACACCTATTCGTATGCTACCATGGGCGAGCTTTTTGCATGGATCATAGGCTGGGACCTTGCGCTTGAATATGCCGTGGGCGCAGCAACAGTGGCCATCAGCTGGTCGCAATACCTTACTAAGTTTTTGTCGTGGTTTGACCTGTATTTGCCTCCACAGCTTACGCTTTCGCCTTTTGAAACAGCTAAGGCTGCCAATGGCGATATCATTAACGGGATCATTAATTTGCCTGCTGCGCTCATTGTGATTTTGGTTACCAGTATCATTATCCGGGGTACAAAGGGTTCGGCATTGGTTAATGCCATTATTGTAACTTTGAAAGTGGGCGTGGTGCTGGTGTTTATCGCGGTTGGGTGGTCATTTATTAACCCGCAAAACTATCACCCCTATATTCCGCAAAATACGGGTGTTTGGGGCGATTATGGCTGGTCGGGCATATTGAGAGGCGCAGGGTTAGTGTTTTTCGTATTTATAGGTTTCGATGCGGTATCAACTGCGGCGCAGGAGGCCAAAAACCCACAGCGCAATATGCCTGTCGGGATCATCGGCTCGCTACTGATCTGTACGGTACTCTTTATTGTATTTGCACACGTAATGACCGGCATGGCCAATTATAAGGAATTTATAGGCTCGGGCGCACCGGTTGCCATCGCCATTGAAAAAACGCATTACCAGTGGTTGAGCAAAGCTATTGTGCTGGCTATTTTAATAGGTTATACCTCGGTGATTTTGGTGGACCTGTTAGGCCAATCGCGTGTGTTTTTCTCTATGTCGAAAGATGGTTTGCTGCCGAAGGTTTTTTCAGAAGTGCATCCCAAATTTCGCACACCCTGGAAATCGAATATTATGCTTTGCGCCTTTATAGCCCTCTTTGCCGCATTTGTTCCGATACGCGTGGTTGGTGAAATGACCAGCATTGGTACCCTGCTGGCATTTGTTATGGTTTGTGGCGGTGTACTTATTTTACGGAAGCAGCAACCTGATATTCACCGGCCGTTTAAAACACCCCTTGTGCCATTGGTGCCGGTGCTGGGTATCCTGACCTGTTTTGCCATGATGACGTTTCTACCCAGCGATACCTGGTTGCGTTTGGTCGTATGGCTTGCAATTGGTTTGGTTATCTACTATACTTACGGCAAAAAGAACAGCGTTATCCGCAAAATGCTTGCAGATAAACAATAA
- a CDS encoding ferredoxin--NADP reductase produces the protein MTEEILKLKVERIKWETSDTATFYLSSIDGNLIPYTAGQFITLIFNHRQEEIRRSYSLSSSPDEPYLAITIKRITNGEISRFMLTKIKEGDELTALAPAGRFIINDHQQEKDLFLFAGGSGITPIFSQLKYILNREGKSRLTLIYSNQNAASILFKNELDKLAAEHPERLTIIYLLSSEGNRLNPDKVEKLVKQYTSFNLANAEFYLCGPFAFMRMIRFDLVYMGIDQAKIRRENFVLETVAVTSSFTNFPPKNIKIKYRGELHDIVVGENQSILQAALQNNIPLPYSCRGGICSTCMVKCTGGKVEMVKNDVLTEADLAQGWILTCTGHPLDDEVVVGPPAP, from the coding sequence ATGACCGAAGAGATTTTAAAACTAAAAGTTGAACGCATAAAATGGGAAACCTCAGATACTGCTACTTTTTATTTGAGCAGTATTGATGGTAATCTTATCCCTTATACCGCAGGACAGTTCATCACACTGATATTTAACCACAGGCAGGAAGAGATCAGGCGCTCGTATTCGTTAAGCTCATCGCCCGATGAACCATACCTTGCAATAACTATCAAGCGCATTACCAATGGTGAAATCTCGCGTTTTATGCTCACCAAAATAAAGGAGGGCGATGAGTTAACAGCATTAGCCCCTGCCGGTCGTTTTATCATCAATGACCATCAGCAGGAAAAGGATCTGTTTTTATTTGCGGGCGGCAGCGGCATTACCCCTATATTTTCGCAACTAAAATATATTTTAAACCGGGAGGGTAAAAGCCGGCTAACCCTCATTTATAGTAATCAAAATGCCGCTTCCATTTTATTCAAAAACGAGCTGGATAAACTGGCAGCCGAACACCCCGAAAGGTTGACGATCATTTACCTGCTTAGCAGCGAAGGTAACCGCCTCAACCCCGATAAGGTAGAAAAGCTGGTGAAGCAATACACCAGTTTTAACCTGGCAAATGCTGAGTTTTACCTTTGCGGCCCGTTTGCTTTTATGCGAATGATCCGGTTCGACCTGGTGTATATGGGGATTGATCAGGCAAAGATCCGCCGCGAAAATTTTGTGCTCGAAACAGTTGCCGTAACAAGCAGCTTTACTAACTTTCCACCTAAAAACATCAAAATAAAATACCGTGGCGAGCTACATGATATTGTGGTGGGCGAAAACCAATCCATACTGCAGGCCGCCCTGCAAAACAATATCCCTTTACCTTATAGCTGCCGGGGAGGAATATGCTCTACCTGCATGGTTAAATGCACCGGTGGTAAAGTTGAAATGGTGAAAAATGATGTCCTTACTGAAGCGGACCTTGCACAGGGATGGATTTTGACCTGCACCGGGCATCCGTTGGATGATGAGGTGGTGGTTGGCCCCCCAGCCCCCTAA